One Arachis hypogaea cultivar Tifrunner chromosome 18, arahy.Tifrunner.gnm2.J5K5, whole genome shotgun sequence genomic window, CGGCAGGGCCGGGACCCGCGGGGAGGGAATAGATCCCCGAGGCAGTGGGGTAGCCGCCGGAGCCCCCGTTTGCAAAGGCAGCAGATCTCCCCCACGACACACAGAGGGACGACCCTTTGGAGGACAGGCAGCGACAGTGCCAGGATAATACAAGAGTTGCGCCACAGGGTGCAGAACTTGGAGCGAGAAGTAGCCAACCGTGAAAGTCGTCAGCCCACTCCTAGCCAGGAGCCTTCCCGATCCACTCAAAGGGGAGAAAGGAGTCTCCGAAGGAGCCGCTCCAGGCGCACCTCGAGCCCTCAGACAGAATCAGAAAGCCAGGAGAGCAGAGGGGTGCCAAGGAGAAGGCGAGACCCGCTGGTCTACAACCGATTGCCAACGAGAGACACCGAAAAAGAAGACTGGGAAAGCGACGGAGgacgaagaagaagaacccaACCACAACAAGTGCGCCGCCGAGAAAGGATAAGGAGAGGCCGGTCTAACAGAGAACACGGCAGGGAAAGGCAACCGGTGGTCATGGGGCAACCCCTTTCCACCACTCGATCCTCGGAGTATGACTACTGAAGCACTTTGACAAGCCGACATATATGAGGTACGACGATACTCAAGATCCCCAAGAacatctaacggccttcgaggctaggatgaacctggaaggggTAGGCAACGAAGTGAGATGCCGGGCTTTCCCGGTAACCTTAGCTGGGTTGGTGATTCGTTGGTTTAATGCCCTCCTCCAGGGCTCCATAACCAAGTTTGCCGACATCAATCGCTCTTTCTTGGCCCAGTTCACCACGTGCATCGCCAAAGTAAAACACCCGATTAACCTGCTAGGGGTGACGCAGCGAAACGACGAGCCGACCAGAAAATACCTGGACAGATTCAATGATGAGTGCCTTGAGATAGACGGCTTAACTAATTCGGTGGCCAGCTTGTGCTTGACCAACGGTCTGCTAAATGAGGATTTCAgaaaacacctcaccaccaagcCCATCTGGACAATGCAGGAAATTCAGAACATATCCAGAGAATACATTAATGATGAAGAGGTAAGTCAGGTCGTGGCAGCCAATAAATGGCAACCTGCATACCCTAATGTCGGCCCATCCGGTGGCGGAGAGAGGTCTAAGGAACACTCCAGAGACAGAGGAACGGCCAAGACTTTCAAACCCTTTTTCCGTGTTGGGAAGTTCACCAACTATACCCCCCTAGCGGCTCCAATTATCGAGGTTTATCAGCAAATCGCCGACAAAGGCATCTTGTCGAAGCTCGGATAGCTCAGGGATAGGAtgggaggaaacaagaacctctatTGTGATTATCACAAGGGATATGGccacaagacccaagactgcttcgACCTGAAGGATGCCCTGGAGCAAGCCATCcgagaaggaaagctggctgaGTTCGCCCACCTAATAAGGGAACCTAGGAGGAGGGATCGATCAACCGAGGACAAAAGCCACGCCGTAAAGCAGAGACGGGAACCCGAGGAGGACGCGGAGCGTGCCCTCACCGTGGTAAATATGGTGATTGGAAGGGATGTCCCTCCCAGGTCGAAGTCGGCCAGTAAGAAGGACGCCAAGGTTCTAGCTATGTCCTCTGGCCCTGCACCGACCTCTCGATATCTTTCGGCCCCGAGGATCAATAGTTTGATTAGGTTGCGGAGAATCCGCCAATGGTGATCACGGCCAGGGTGGGCACCGGCCTAGTAAAGAGGATCTTGATGGACACATGGGCTGATTCCAATATCATGTTTCGCAATGTATTTGATGCCCTGGGCCTACGAAACGCCGACCTCAGAGGTCACCAACACGGCGTGGTAGGCCTAGGCGATAACTTCATCAAGCCAGACGACGTAATTTCCCTCCCGGTCTCCATAGGCGGAGGCAGGGGGAAGAGGTCGCTAATGGCGGAGTTCGTGGTCTTAAGGGATTCCATGGCCTACAATCTCATCCTGGGGAGGAAGACCATCAACGAATTTGGGGAGGTGATCTCCACCAAGCTATTGCTAATGAAGTTTGTTGCTGATGATGGATCAGTTGGGACCATCAGGGGAGACCTAGAGACGGCGGTCGCATGCGACAACACTAGCCTCTCCTTGAGAAAGAAGTCTAAAGAAGCATCCGGCATTTTTCTTGCCGATTTGGATGCCAGAGTTGACGATAAGCCCAGGCCGGAACCAGAGGGGGACCTGGAAAAGTTCAGGGTCGGTGACTCGGAAGAGAAGTTTACTTTCGTAAACAAAAACCTACCCCACGACCTGAAAGAGCCCCTGATGAAGATGATCAAAGCGAACGGCGACTTGTTTGCCTGGACCCCGGCCGACATGCCAGGCCTAGACCCCCAACTCATATCCCACCATCTGGCCGTGAAACCGGAGGCTAGGCCGGTGGCTCAAAGGAGAAGGAAAATGTCCCAAGAACgagcagaggaggtggccaagcagacggccagcctcctagaagcCGGATTTATCAGGGAACTCGACTACTCGACTTGGCTGTCGAACGTAGTCTTGGTCAGAAAGCCCAAtaaaaaatggagaatgtgtgtagaTTATTCCGACCTTAACAAAGCATGTCCTAAGGACTCCTACCCCCTCCCCAACATAGATGCCCTCGTTGACGCGGCCGCGGGATAtcggtatctgagcttcatggacgcttactctggctacaatcagataccgatgcaccggccaGACGAAGAGAAAACGACATTCATAACGCCAGGGGAACGTATTGCTACAAGGTAATGTCGTTTGGGCTGAAGAATGCGGGAGCcacgtaccaaaggctgatgaacaagatattcagcAACCTCATAGGCAAAACGGTGGAAGTATACGTGGACGATATCCTGGTGAAAACCACCCGATCTGAGGACCTCATAAGTGACTTAGAAAGCGTGTTCATCTCTCTCCGAcgacacggcatgaggctcaatCCGCTTAAGTGTGCCTTTGCCATGGAAGCAGGGAAATTCTTGgggttcatgataacccaaagagggGTGGAGGCCAACCCAGAAAAGTGTGAAGCAATACTCCAAATGAAGAGTCTGGGGTGCATCAAAGACGTCACCCTAATCGTAGTTCTCACATCACCTATACACcctactgacttgagcgtcagagtgTTATCGCAGGTGACACTCCCTCCACCTGAAGTTCTCGGAAGCTCGGCTACCCCATCGTTCACACCTCAACCTGAAGGCAGGCGGAAACCCACGTATCCATCCCAGAGACCTCCACGAACCGACCGATAACCCGACTTACCGAACGAAATAAGTATATAACTATTTTGAATATTTCTTGTTGTCAGTAACTAACGAGATATGTGTCTTTTTACCTTGTTATCTTATCACTGATAAGTAACAagtgaaaaaagaaattaaataatttaaaaaggagTATATtggttaataaataatttatttcatttattaaaaaatccaataataaatgagtaaaaaaaaaacttgtgtgCCATATATCGTTGAAATCAACCCTAAACTCTTTCAGCTAATCTTGTTGACTCTGGATATATGATAGGATGTGATGATTTGGTTGACTAACTTTATATTTTGTTAGGAGAGAAATGAAGCTTCACTTTCTTGCATATATATCCTCTATATCATGCAATTAATGCCCCTAAAATTCCATGCATTGTACTTTGTAATTGCATATCACTATCATATCGGAAAGATACACTTAAACAGAACAAAAGGGGTGACTGGTGAGTCATCAAAACTAGAGCTTAAGAAAGGCAATCAGAGTTGTATTAACCCCTTTCTTTTGCTTAACCTTATACAGAATTAATGAGACAAAAATCTATGTTGCTTTCACTAATTGGACTTTTTTTTTAATGACAATTTGTTTGTAAATGTAGATCACTTGCCAATTCTTAGGAAGAGGACAAGAGTGCGTTTAACAGCACACAAAATCAATCACCGCCATAAGTTAATGTCATCACTAGCATAATGTAAGTATTAATTAACGGAAGTGAGGGCAAtaatgtcattttattgtttattcaaaaccctcctttttctttttgttcaacTTTTTCTATAATCTATGTAGCATGATCAAGGTCTATTTGTAGGTCTTCAAATATTTTGGATATATGATTATATCTAAGAGAAATTTTACAGCACCAACAAAATTTATTGTGTTATCAATTAGAcaataacatttaaaaatataaattaaaaatatattattaaattattaaattaaaaaattaaattaataactaaaaatattaccaaaaaataataaattttactaatttttaaatttttgtctatATCTAATCTGATTTTAAATAATCTTCTTcaaccttattttattatatatagctAGCTAGCTTCTATAGCTACTTGCTACTCTCGCTAGTGACATTAGTTTAGTTCAATTATTAAGTGATGTAATTATATGGAGTGAACTATTAATTATTCAATCTTTtgtctattttttaaaatgataatgtgattttttaagataaaaacaaTCCACTTCGatctctattttctatttttgtgaTACAACACGATTTTTGTGGATATTTTCCATCAATTCTGAACAAAAAATACTGATATGTCAGGTTCaaaaataaacagaaatttaattgtctctaaatttaaattgattaagaATTTATTCGtccttattctttaaataatatattttttaaattattttttatttattatattaatattttttaataaattattaaatatatgatgtaataagtac contains:
- the LOC140181300 gene encoding uncharacterized protein, translating into MDTWADSNIMFRNVFDALGLRNADLRGHQHGVVGLGDNFIKPDDVISLPVSIGGGRGKRSLMAEFVVLRDSMAYNLILGRKTINEFGEVISTKLLLMKFVADDGSVGTIRGDLETAVACDNTSLSLRKKSKEASGIFLADLDARVDDKPRPEPEGDLEKFRVGDSEEKFTFVNKNLPHDLKEPLMKMIKANGDLFAWTPADMPGLDPQLISHHLAVKPEARPVAQRRRKMSQERAEEVAKQTASLLEAGFIRELDYSTWLSNVVLIPMHRPDEEKTTFITPGERIATR